AAGGTTTTTACGTGATGCTTATTTAAACTCGGTGTCGCCGTACACTGTTGTTCATTCCGTAtgtctttttaaaaataaatagtttaaaatcttactattttattaaaaatctccctcctttactaactaattttggtgaaacctaaaatgaatttacgttactgtccttttttctattcacactaaaaataatttaaatatttattagtaattttctttggttgttttatataaagaatatagttctctttagtccctcatcttagaattgacaacactatgataaaaaagttttataaatattttaggccgacgatgttaaaaaatatactttttttagttttttttactaagataagtataatattaaattaaaataatttttttcatagggaaacTCATTACAATAGTTTATTGCTGGTATTTTTTAACATGACACTAGAAAATCaaaacaattcggattttcaaaaatccaaataatttatatattattatattatacacgcaacgcgtgtgtacgatcacactagtatttataaaactttctctACTCAtgatattattaattttaaaatatgaaatttaaaaaaaattatataatatatattttttataaaataattactaagtgttaaaattactttttagcaattaaaaaaatattaacgtaATACAgttcatattttttatataaaataatcaaaaaagattattaataaattttaaaattatttttaatgttaaatgaaaaaaatagtaatataattttattttagacttcatgaaaattaattattaaagtcatattcttaataaaattattagatGTGAAGTGTGAACCGGTGTTTAACAACTTTTCTTTGATCAAATTATTACCGTGAGGAAGTAGTTTGATAATAATGGAACATGAAAGGATATTTGTGCGAAATGGTTCACGTCGACATATACACAATAACAGAAATACAAGTATATACAACGAGCGCACGGTTCGTCGTCGCCTTCTCTCCTTCCCCAGAAGCCACGGTTACCGAATCGATTCCAccgccctttttgccaaatcttcCATCCTTTTCGCAAAGACAGAGAAGCCGCAATTTCCATGAAACCCTAGCTTTTCGCCGGAATGAACCCTCGGCGGACTTCGCCCCACTCCGATCCCCCTTTGCCGGCTTCGGCCGCGCAGGAAGCGGTCCACCCGTCCTCCCCTAGCTCCTTCCTCTCTTCCGTCGCCTCGGCGAATCCCTCCGCTGGAATGCATCACCGGATCGCAATTGCGGTCGACCTCAGCGACGAGAGTGCCTACGCCGTCAAGTGGGCCGTCCAGAACTACCTCCCCCGGGAGACGCCTCATCCTCCTCCATGTCCTGCCTACTTGCGTCCTCTACGGTGCCGACTGGGGCGCCGTAGGCCTCTCTGTCTCCGAGGACGACGCTGGCTCCGAGGAGTCGCAGCGGAAGCTGGAAGACGACTTCGACGCCTTCACCACAACCAAGGCGCAGGACCTCGCGGAGCCGCTCGTGGAGGCTCAGATTCCATTCaattgtggcaaaaaggcgaaacGCTCGCCCCCAACGTCCCCACCgtacccgacccaaggccatcacgaggctCAGATTCCATTCAAGATCCACATCGTGAAGGACCACGACATGAAGGAGCGGCTCTGCCTTGAGGTGGAGCGCCTCAGCCTCAGCGCCGTGATCATGGGCAGCAGGGGTTTCGGGGCCTCGAGGAGGACAAGCAAGGGGAGGCTCGGCAGCGTCAGCGGCTATTGCGTCCACCATTGTGTTTGCCCCGTCGTGGTGGTGCTCTATCCTGGGGCCACGGCTGACGGCGGCAGTTCGACAGTTCCAGGGGGGTCGGCGGAGAAtgacgtgttggttgctactcggaaaacctagaggttccactgtacaaaaattttgtacaaaggtctgaacctttttcctatctaccatgtgttcttttaaattacattttggatCGTCTGtgtaacttaacacgtttgatccaaaacttaatctatttgttcttttaggtttagacttggatctcctgcggaacttaacacgttcgatccaaatcaccttaagttattaattccattaaatattaatttccataattggttcccagtactgacgtggcgagtcacatgaccttcttggatatgggagcaaccaccaccgactagacaaaaccttttatggaaagctaatatttaatttcctaaaataactttaggttaaccgaaaggaacaatcaaatcataaggaaaaataaattaaaagaacacaacatcgaaaaatatattcgaaatactagaatcgtaagcctcttttatttggtattatttccaaaaataactagtatgatgcggaaagaaaaattactagttataccttttagaaaaaccttttgatcttctaccgtattcctcttctaacctcggacgttgtgtgggcaacgattttccaagataagaaaccaccaaacaccttcttctcctcctagctaggttcggccaaaacaagaaagcttcaccaaggaagaaaaaaaaaaacaccaaccaagctccaaaggatgcaagctttctctccttcttcttcttcttcttctccaagtagtatccggccaccacaagagctccaagggagatgaagaattcggtcaccacaaagaggaagaaagaaagagaggatggccggccacaacaccaaggaaaagagggagagaacaatagaagttgtcacccatgaaggcacccctaccccttcttttatattccttggctttggcaaataaggaaatttatttataataaaatttccttaactttccttgacaacaattaattaagaaaaatttaataaaatttcttaatcaattaatcattgccggccacctcaaatagaaaaattaggagagtttcaatcaacaattaaaacttccttatttgtctttggaaatttttaaaaaataaaatttccctttataatcccttcatggttgataaaaagaaatttctataattttaatttttcaacatgtgaataattttcaaagagaaaaaataaaatatctttccaatctacaaataaggaaagagatctaatctctttctttaatcttttgtagatccttttaagagaaatattttaattttaattctctttaattatatcttccacataataaaaattaaaattaaaattctttttaattttattatggtcggccccctctagcttgggttcaagctagggccggccacccataaaccctagcttgattcccaagctagcttggccggccccctttaggtgggtatagaaggtgggtataggtgggtatagtactttataaataagaggctacgatagggaccgagaggaggaattggtattggtctcccgataaaattaagcatctcgtgttcgccccgaacacacaactaattttatcaataataattcattctactaaagaactattattgaactaccgcaccaatcccaaattacatttttgggctccttcttattatgagtgtgttagtctccctgtgtttaagatatcgaatgcccactaattaagtgagttactgacaactcatttaattaatatcttagtccaagagtagtaccactcaaccttatcatcatgtcggactaagtccacctgcagggtttaacatgacaatccttatgagctcctcttggggacattatcaacctagtatctctaggacacagtttccttctataatcaacaacacacactataagtgatatcatttcctaacttatcgtgcttattgatttatcgaactaaatctcacccattgataaattaaagaaataaatatcaaatatatgtgcttgttattatattaggattaagagcacacgcttccataataactgaggtatttgtttctttataaagtcagtataagagaaacaacctcaaatggttcctactcaatacactctaagtgtactagtgtaattatgtagttaagataaactaattcctaattacactacgaccttccaatggtttgttccttttgcattttggtcgtgagctgctgtttataatttataaggtactgataacatcatcttctgtatgtgacaccacatactatgttatctacaacataaattaattgaataactacaaacaaatgtagacaatttgcccaaatgtgattctttattcaaaataaatgtttacaaaagcttaggctttcagtatacattccaacatgacGCTGAGCTGCATCCTGTCCTGGAAGAAGAAGAGTACCACGATGCCACCGTATAGCTCAAAGGTCAATCTCTTGCCCTTGAAAGAACAACTTACAACTTATTTTTTAATTCTCCTATCAATATGATCAACTTATTCTTTATTCTCTCATCAATATGATCATCGTTGTATGTTCCTGGAAGAAATGATGATGAATTTTGACGATTCTATGCTTTTGATGAACccaatttttcattttaataACAGAAAATTAGACATAAAACTATGTGTGATGTTTGTACATACGAATCCGATGCAACCAGAAGATGATATGCAAGGAAAACAATGAGGACTTTCTTTTTCCCAATACCTTCGTTGGATCTCACAACATATCACAACTGCGTAACTATAGAACTGCGTTCAAATGAAAGAGTGTACTTCTTACATTACTGCGTCAACTGAATGACATTCATGTCTCTCTACTTAGCTGTAGTAAATGAACTACGATTCTACAAATACAGGGAACATTCTCCTCTTCTTATCAAGTGCTGAATCGAATTTTCATCTAACTACGTTATATCCTGCATGTCTTGAATTAGTTGAAAACTCGTTGGATATTGTAATTCATTTATTTAACTAGCAGAATTTCTTTTCTAAACTGTCAAATCAAATGTTCTAGGTTCAACAAAATCACGTATCTGAAGGAGCTAACTTTCTCATTGTGCATTTTGCCTCTGTAGcatttaactaagttttaaagATCAAAGTCATTGTTGTAGTTTTTGAGCATGATCTGTATTACTTCAATTAGTTTAACTGAGAACAAATAGCTGGGTTATGTAATAACAAATAGTTCAAATTAAACAAACTGTGGCATCAAATTACCTGATAAGAAATTTTCACATCCTTGGAAAATATGAATTTTTCCTCTATGATTCttatgcaattctatgggagcaAAACGTGCTGCATCAAAAACTGATTCCTTACCTTTGATAACACAGCTAATCGTATGAGGTTCACAAGTCGTATCTTTCTGTTGAATAGTTAGCAGAccattttagttagttttgagcATTCGGATACATATGTGACTATGTTTtggttatttatttattctttcctTTGGATAGTCCAATTACTGTTTTCTGAATTATTGTAACAAATTGCCTTCAATAGAATTAGAGCCTACGCACTGACAATTTGATTCCTTCTGAAATAAAAAATCTAGACAGCTTGACATCTTGCTAACTCGTTAGCTAACCTTATCTGGTCAACCGTCATAATTAAGTCAGGGAATTAATTACAAGTTCGACTAGCAGATACATGAAAACTGGCCCCTTTTTTTTGGGTGCTCTATTTGCTGAAGTACTTGTGAATTATAAGTTTCATGCTGATCTGGATATCGAATTATAGCATGTATTGTTCATATTTCTTCCACTGGCAACACTGTTTTACGTACACTTCTAAAAAAAATGACCATtattttttctcttaattttCTCTAGAATACAGAATGATGTCAGTCTTAGTGTATTTGATTGTTATCACAATACTGTATCAGGGTTAATGAGTGATTCTTCTGTTGCAACAAGCTTGATATGCAAAAAATTGTTTGCTTGTCCATCTCATTTTTATATCCTATATTGTAGACGTTGAAGCCACCTTTTGATTGAGGTTTGGTCGTTTGGAACTAGTAATAGAAACTTTCAACATCTGAATAAAAGGTGCTCCTTGTACTACTGCCGTGTAATTTACATGTCACTGCCTTTTAGATTGTAACTTAAGTATCCTTGTTCCCTTCAACTAATATAGAATTTCATGCCCAGTTGATATTGTGAGAAAGAAACAAACCCTGCAGTCGAGACATTTTAGTATTCTCAGGATATCTGTACTTATTTTACTGACATCCAGTTATAAGATTACGGCTGCCTTGATGTTTGAATTCTATAGCTGGGATGCTCTTCTAAACGGTTAAGCGTCGTCTTTAAGTCTTTTGGtgttatattaagttgactttgAATGGATGTTCTAGACATTTCTGCAATTGCTCAGGCTTCAAATGTGCCAAACCAAATGAGTTCGATAATTGCAGCAAGCTGGTTTTACACTATGTCAAAACTTGAAACGCAATATCTATACATGGAATGTGTTTAATGAACTCGTCACTCACAAGCTACTACATGCTTCAACTACTTTAGACAGGCAACAATCATCGTAACTCGTTAGCTTGGGCGAGCGTTTGATGTTGATTAATAAATAGTATGTTGACTTCTCAAGTTGATTATCCTTGTGCCATATATACTTGATTCTGGCTTGGGTTAGAATTATGTTGGATTCTCTATGTTGAAGCTTTATGTGGCATCACAATCGAGCACATTTTTCAGCTTGTGTGCTCTCCTCTTGGAGTTTGGTCAGCCGGCCTAGTGAGATGGAAGGGCTGGGAATCATTAGCTTTAAATAATACAACCTTGCACAATTTTGTAGATGCTCCTTGGAGGCAAATGGTGTCTCAATCTTATTTTGCTGATGTGATTGAGAGATTGCATCTCCAAATAGTTCGCGGCCTTACATTTGAAGGAATATCTAGAAGGTTTCTgatttttattttagattttcattTGTGCCAAAGTAGAAGGTTTCTGATGTTTTCAATTTTGATGGCATTAGATCTCAAGTGACAGGTAAGTATGTTTTTGAAACATCGGTCCTTTATCTTTTCTTAGGGTGCTCCTAATTCAAAATTTGACCCCTATTGTGGGCCTATTGGATCCTTGGCGATTGTGGACGATATAGGGTAGTAGAGATGTGTCTATTGCCCGTATAAGAAAACCCTGAACATAGGCCAATGGTAGGTGGTGATGATGTTGACTAGAGATGATAAACTTCTTACTCCACTTAAGCAAcccaaaatcaaaagaaatgaaTCGTCCCCACGGGATCCAATTGATTAAAAGGTGGTAGATTTTTTATAATGAGGTAAAGATCAATGTTCGATGAGTTTATATTCTCGGAGAAAAAATTCTTCAGCTATAGTTGAGCCTATGATTTATCATCtttaatattataatatgggaaTGTACTATAAAAGACGTCTATAATCACTTTAATACTGGAATGATTCTCACAATTTCCCAGATCGATGAAATATGTGTGCATCTTTTAACTCTGATAAAAAATTGGGATGGGCATTAGTATAGAATGTAGTCAATCAGTTACAGCCTGGGTACAGACCATAATTTCGATTGTGTAGCATTAAAGAAAtttttggacttttctttgtccCATTGCTAATTAAGAGAGACGAGGCCTTCCTTTTGCAGTCATAGTTGTTGAAATGGACTGGCAAAAATTTCCTCAAGTAGACTTTGCAATATTGATCACCCCCACCGCCTGACCGCAATTGACTCCATCGCCTTGTTCCCTAACACGGCCTGTTTGTCGTCGTCCGCCATTGCTGACAAATACCACAACTTAAAGGAAACTAATCAAGTTAATGTATGACCATGTTATATGCCCCTTCTTCTCcatcgtgatggccttgggtcgggtgcggcgggggcggaggcgagcgatttcgcctttttgccacatgtTATATGCCCTTTCGTCAAAATGCAGACTTCCTTTGTTCACATTTCTCTGTCTAGATCTCGATAAGCTTGTTTGCTGACTTCATTGCCACCATAGAATTCTGCATCCAATTAATGATAGCTTCTTCCTTTCTCTGAAAAGTGataagaagatgagagttgcagtaGCACAACGTTAGCAACGATTTGTGTACCGATTCAGCAGCAAGTAATAGTGTAGGGGAAAGCAGCATTGGAACACCAAGAAAGTTATGAACTTTATAAGATGCAGTAAGATTTCCATGGCCAGGATGCAGCGCTTTCTTTTCCAGTTCCTAAACATACTAGCAGTCATATCCATCGTTCATTGTCAGTCAGGTACGTATCATTTTTTTTCCTGGTACTTTATCGATTTTAATACTGCAAAAATTCTTTTCATGGCTTTTGATTCTCCAATTATTTTCAGGCTTACAAATCCTTAAtcgtgattcagatgataatctCTGAGACTTTTGTGCAGGCGATTCCTTGACTCCAAATAGCTCGCTCAGTAATGGCCAGAACTTGACTTCTCCCGGAGGTATATTCCAGCTCGGCTTCTTCACTCCCATCAGTGGCTCAGTAAATGGATATATAGCGATATGGTACAGCAATTCCTCTCTCACGGAACGCATGGTAGTATGGATTGCCAATAGGAACCAATCCATCAACACCTCCACCGCAACACTCAACTTCACCTCCGATGGCAATCTAATCCTCCTCGACAACGGTTCATGGTCGACCGGGACATCCGCAGCTCAAAATTCAGCACAAGTGCAACTTTTGGACTCGGGCAATCTCATCGTGACCGGTGACGGCGGTGGTGGCTCGAATGAGACTCTGTGGCAGAGCTTCGACCATCCGAGCGACACTCTCCTACCCGGCATGAGGCTCGGAGTTGACTACCGAACCAACACCTCGAGGCAGCTCGTGTCGTGGAAGAGCGTTACCAACCCCTTTCCGGGCAGCTACGCCTTCAAGATGGAGACTCGAGGAGTTCCAGAGATCTTCCTCTGGAATGGCTCCTCTAAAATCTACCGAACGGGTCCTTGGAACTCTCAGGGATTCAGCGGCAACCCGAGGATGGAGAAAAGCGACATTTCGAGCCAATTAGACTTCAATTTCGTGTCCAACAGTGACATGGTCTACTACTCGACTCAATACAAGGTCGAGTCGTCAGCACTGTCGCGAGCAGTGATGAGCGCCGCCGGCCGATACGAGCGGTGGAACTGGGAGAGCGGCCGGTGGCTGTAATTCTGGAACGTGCCCGAGGACGACTGCGACGGGTACGGGCGCTGCGGGCGCAACCGCATCTGCACCATGGGCTACTACTCCTCCTTCTGCGATTGCTTGGAAGGCTTCGCGCCGGCGCCGAACGGAAGTCTCGGATGCGACAGGAAGAAGCCGTTGAGTTGCGCGTCGAACAGAGTCTTGAAGGTAGCCAACGCAAAGCTGCCCGACACAGAGAACGCCACGATACGAGGCCAGATGAGCCTGGGTGCGTGCAACGACGTGTGCACCAACGACTGCTCCTGCGTGGCGTACGCACTGGTTGGGGAAAACGGGTGCGTCACTTGGGAAGGCGATTTAGTGGATCTCAGGAATTTTACCGAAGGAGGGGATGATTTATATATCCGCCTTGCAGGTGATTAATTATTCCTTAAATTTATGAATGGATTAGAATTCTAATATGGTAATTAATCAAGAATAAACTGTTTCTATTATTCTATAGGGTCTTCTAAACGCAGTGTGCTTGTTTGGGCGATAGCCGTTCCTGTGTTCCTGGCATTTCTGCTGCTGTGTAGTCTAAGTGTGTTCATGTGGAGGAGAAAGAGAGTAGGGAAACAAGGTGTTGCTACTTAAAATTTTAAGAGATTAGCTTTCAGTTTGAAATTTCAAATTCCTGATTAGGAGTTTTGATGGTGTTCAGACTGCCGTGAGACTGGCTCCGAATCCTCCTCGGTCAAGGACGATACCAGCTTGCTGATGTGCTTGTCCAAGATGGACAAAGGTAATGACTTTTGGCACCACGTGTTCTACGTACTTGGAATAAACCTTTTTTTCTCAAGAGTAAAATAATATCTTGGTGTTCTTCTAACAGGCGACTTTGGTAGCCTCTCGACAGTGGCTTTCGATGCATCAGAGCTGAGGTCGAGGTCGATCAACTCTGAGACATATGGTCCGTGTTTTGAGGGAGCAGGTGCAGGTCTGTTGATTTTCTCATTGCTCAATTCTGAGATTGTGAACCACTTTCTTTAGGTTATTGGCACGTTCTGATTTTGTGTCAGGTCGGCTCGACATCTTGGGGGCACTGCCTTCCTATGATCTGTCTACAATAAAGGCTGCAACAAATGATTTCTCTATCAACAACAAACTTGGTGAAGGAGGATTTGGTGTGGTTTACATGGTATGTATATAAGTAATTTTCAGCTTCCTAATTAGTACAGATTTTCTGAATGCACGTTATGTTTTGTCAGGGTCAATTGCAAGATGGACAAAAGATTGCCGTGAAGAAATTATCTAGACATTCTTCGCAGGGCCCGAGCGAGTTCCAGAATGAGCTCTCGCTAATATCCAAGTTACAACACAGAAATCTTCTCCGTGTCCTCGGCTCCTGCATTCAAGGAGATGAGAGACTTATCATCTTAGAATACATGGAGAACAAGAGCTTAGATGGTTTCATTTACGGTGAGTTTATTATCCAACAACAATAGTTGATTTTGTTGGCTTCATAATTGCTAGGAATTTAAAGTGTGTTACTCTGGTCATATAGTAAATTATTCAAACACTTGCATGTGCAGATAAAACGAAAGGCGCATTGCTAAGTTGGCAAAAGCGCCTTGACATTATAAATGGCATTGCTCGGGGACTTCTATACCTGCATCAAGACTCTATCTTGAGAGTCATTCATAGAGATCTCAAGCCAAGCAATATTCTCCTAGACAAAAATATGACTCCAAAGAtttctgattttggtatttcaAGAATATTCGAAGGTGATGGAGCTCCTATGAATGCAACCACAAGACCTGTTGGAACACTGTAAGTTTATAGTTTATTCATGTCATAATCTAACAAGAATTACTAATTTTTAAGCTCTTAAACACAGTGGATATATGGCACCAGAGTACTTAGCAGATggatttttttcatttaaatcaGATGTATTCAGCTTTGGTGTCTTAGTATTAGAAATATTAAGTGGCAGGAGGAACAAAGTGTTCAATCAAACAGATATGAGCTCAAACCTTTTAGTACAAGTAAGTATTAACTTTAAAACTTGCAATGTTCTTTATGGATTCAGCAATGTTCGTTAGTCTAAATATTTGATTCCTATGTCAAAGGCATATATACTATGGAAGGATGGTAGATCACTTGAGCTTCTTGATGATGCACTAGATTGCTCGTATCCTACCATTGAAATCCTACGTTGCATCCGGATGGCTCTTTTATGTGTGCAAGAAAATCCTGAAGACCGGCCCACAATGGCTGAAGTCGTAATGATGTTGGCAAGTGAGGACCAGCTTGTTACTCCACTTAAGCAGCCATTAATAAGATCAATCGCCTGTGAAAGAGGCTTCACAACTCAAGAAATGAGCATTACAATGACAGGTAGATGAAATGTGTTAATCGCCTTTAAAATAGTCAATTGTTTAATTACACATC
The genomic region above belongs to Zingiber officinale cultivar Zhangliang chromosome 11A, Zo_v1.1, whole genome shotgun sequence and contains:
- the LOC122031583 gene encoding putative inactive G-type lectin S-receptor-like serine/threonine-protein kinase SRK — translated: MARMQRFLFQFLNILAVISIVHCQSGDSLTPNSSLSNGQNLTSPGGIFQLGFFTPISGSVNGYIAIWYSNSSLTERMVVWIANRNQSINTSTATLNFTSDGNLILLDNGSWSTGTSAAQNSAQVQLLDSGNLIVTGDGGGGSNETLWQSFDHPSDTLLPGMRLGVDYRTNTSRQLVSWKSVTNPFPGSYAFKMETRGVPEIFLWNGSSKIYRTGPWNSQGFSGNPRMEKSDISSQLDFNFVSNSDMVYYSTQYKVESSALSRAVMSAAGRYERWNWESGRWL
- the LOC122031758 gene encoding G-type lectin S-receptor-like serine/threonine-protein kinase At4g27290 isoform X2 encodes the protein MGYYSSFCDCLEGFAPAPNGSLGCDRKKPLSCASNRVLKVANAKLPDTENATIRGQMSLGACNDVCTNDCSCVAYALVGENGCVTWEGDLVDLRNFTEGGDDLYIRLAGSSKRSVLVWAIAVPVFLAFLLLCSLSVFMWRRKRVGKQDCRETGSESSSVKDDTSLLMCLSKMDKGDFGSLSTVAFDASELRSRSINSETYGPCFEGAGAGRLDILGALPSYDLSTIKAATNDFSINNKLGEGGFGVVYMGQLQDGQKIAVKKLSRHSSQGPSEFQNELSLISKLQHRNLLRVLGSCIQGDERLIILEYMENKSLDGFIYDKTKGALLSWQKRLDIINGIARGLLYLHQDSILRVIHRDLKPSNILLDKNMTPKISDFGISRIFEGDGAPMNATTRPVGTLCIQLWCLSIRNIKWQEEQSVQSNRYELKPFSTSIYTMEGW
- the LOC122031758 gene encoding G-type lectin S-receptor-like serine/threonine-protein kinase At4g27290 isoform X1, translated to MGYYSSFCDCLEGFAPAPNGSLGCDRKKPLSCASNRVLKVANAKLPDTENATIRGQMSLGACNDVCTNDCSCVAYALVGENGCVTWEGDLVDLRNFTEGGDDLYIRLAGSSKRSVLVWAIAVPVFLAFLLLCSLSVFMWRRKRVGKQDCRETGSESSSVKDDTSLLMCLSKMDKGDFGSLSTVAFDASELRSRSINSETYGPCFEGAGAGRLDILGALPSYDLSTIKAATNDFSINNKLGEGGFGVVYMGQLQDGQKIAVKKLSRHSSQGPSEFQNELSLISKLQHRNLLRVLGSCIQGDERLIILEYMENKSLDGFIYDKTKGALLSWQKRLDIINGIARGLLYLHQDSILRVIHRDLKPSNILLDKNMTPKISDFGISRIFEGDGAPMNATTRPVGTLGYMAPEYLADGFFSFKSDVFSFGVLVLEILSGRRNKVFNQTDMSSNLLVQAYILWKDGRSLELLDDALDCSYPTIEILRCIRMALLCVQENPEDRPTMAEVVMMLASEDQLVTPLKQPLIRSIACERGFTTQEMSITMTGR